In Dehalogenimonas sp. THU2, the genomic window GAAGGGTGAAGGTTACGTCACTGCTAATCTGATGGAGCGCCAGAAGCCTCCTTCAATTCCCCGGAAGGTAGTTAAGCCGTTCAGTATGGGAGACATAAAGAATATGCTGACGATCTGTTCCGGCAACGGCTTCCTGGACATCCGCAACCGGGCCATCATTCTGCTGCTGCTGGATACCGGGTTGAGGTTATCAGAGCTGGCCAATATCCAGCTGGCCGATATAAATCTGCAAAAAGAGACAATCCGGGTAATGGGTAAAGGCTCTAAAGAGAGATACGTGAGGGCGGGTCGTGATGCTCAGAAAGCTCTTTACAAATACCTGCTGCAACGCAAGGATAGCTACCCATGCCTATGGCTGACCGAGGAACGGACACCACTGGCCAAAGGATCCATCCAGACTTTCATCAAGCGGATCTGCAAGGAGGCAGGGGTGAAAGGCTGCCGGCCGGGACCGCACACTTTCCGCCATACCTTCGCTACCAGGGCGTTGATGAATGGTGCCGGTGAGTTTGAGGTGCAGTCATTACTCGGTCATAGCACCTTGGTAATGACTCGTAGGTACACTTCCGGTAGTGTCCCGTCAAGTGGTGTAAATTCATGATTGGTGGTTTCCCGAATCATTAAGGTTGTAAAGCCATGATAAGGGGTTCCTCCTGCGCCCCTTCCAGCGTTTTCTTCATCGAATCCACAGAAAAGTAGCGACGTCCG contains:
- a CDS encoding tyrosine-type recombinase/integrase; translated protein: MVVELGLAQNSHDCAVTALDLGLLTNSEQLPSLLKLYLYSCQVEGKATGTLDGYSRRIQSFIDFLQSAQLPLESSKIQPNHVKLYFYSLYERKLEPSTINVHYRALKTFLLWLKGEGYVTANLMERQKPPSIPRKVVKPFSMGDIKNMLTICSGNGFLDIRNRAIILLLLDTGLRLSELANIQLADINLQKETIRVMGKGSKERYVRAGRDAQKALYKYLLQRKDSYPCLWLTEERTPLAKGSIQTFIKRICKEAGVKGCRPGPHTFRHTFATRALMNGAGEFEVQSLLGHSTLVMTRRYTSGSVPSSGVNS